The following proteins come from a genomic window of Achromobacter deleyi:
- a CDS encoding branched-chain amino acid ABC transporter permease, producing the protein MRIATAKETYRADEALFDTTTQRLWLALLAASLALFPFVADAYWLYLACLVAINVASATGLNILTGYTGLVSLGQAAFMGLGAYTVAVMELRLGTPVLLNLLGAGVVAMLGGLLVGIPSLRVKGLYLAISTIAASFIAHFVFANWAFTGGTGGLQVPPARLLGIDLDTSFKIYWLIVPLTALMVLGAANLFRTRIGRAFIAIRDRDISAEVLGIHLLRYKLLSFGLSSFYAGVAGGLWAYFFRVVTPESFPLIMSIFFLAAIIVGGMGSILGSILGAVFMTMVPELLKLVVGWLPVGGDALRLISPVRTIVFGLLIVGFLIFEPHGLAEIWRRVRRYFHLWPFRT; encoded by the coding sequence ATGCGCATCGCGACCGCGAAAGAGACCTACCGGGCCGACGAGGCGCTGTTCGACACAACAACCCAGCGGCTGTGGCTGGCGTTGCTGGCGGCGTCGCTGGCGCTGTTCCCGTTCGTGGCCGACGCCTACTGGCTGTACCTGGCGTGCCTGGTGGCGATCAACGTGGCCAGCGCCACGGGGTTGAACATCCTGACCGGCTACACCGGGCTGGTGAGCCTGGGGCAGGCCGCGTTCATGGGGCTGGGCGCGTACACCGTGGCGGTGATGGAATTGCGGCTGGGCACGCCGGTGTTGCTCAACCTGCTGGGCGCCGGCGTGGTGGCGATGCTGGGCGGGCTGCTGGTGGGGATTCCGTCGCTGCGGGTCAAGGGGCTGTACCTGGCGATCTCGACCATCGCGGCTTCGTTCATCGCGCACTTCGTGTTCGCCAACTGGGCCTTCACCGGCGGCACGGGCGGGTTGCAGGTGCCGCCGGCGCGGCTGCTGGGAATCGACCTGGATACGTCGTTCAAGATCTACTGGCTGATCGTGCCGTTGACGGCGCTGATGGTGCTGGGCGCGGCCAACCTGTTCCGCACCCGCATCGGCCGCGCCTTCATCGCGATCCGCGACCGCGACATCTCGGCCGAGGTGCTGGGCATCCACCTGCTGCGCTACAAGCTGCTGTCGTTCGGGCTGTCGTCGTTCTACGCCGGCGTGGCGGGCGGATTGTGGGCGTATTTCTTTCGCGTGGTCACGCCGGAGAGCTTTCCGCTGATCATGTCGATCTTTTTCCTGGCGGCCATCATCGTGGGCGGCATGGGCTCGATCCTGGGTTCCATCCTGGGCGCCGTGTTCATGACCATGGTGCCCGAACTGCTCAAGCTGGTGGTGGGCTGGCTGCCGGTGGGGGGCGACGCGCTGCGCCTGATTTCGCCGGTGCGCACCATCGTGTTCGGCCTGCTGATCGTGGGCTTTCTGATCTTCGAGCCGCACGGGCTCGCGGAAATCTGGCGCCGCGTGCGCCGCTACTTCCATCTGTGGCCATTCCGCACCTAG
- a CDS encoding ABC transporter substrate-binding protein, whose translation MKRIRIGSGLSKLLAPLGVALALAAAPAAQAEEDLVLGGSIPLSGVFAFAGQGIHAGITDYVKIVNDQGGIKGRKLRYVPEDTAYKVDASVAAFKKITSQNKVNFYYGDSTGFSKTINAELNRSGNILMTGASFATELNDPAKYPAQFMLGPDYTEMFGILLRYIAKEKPGAKVAFVYSDTEFGRDPIASSRAVAQKLGLTVATEIMTPPGSVDVSTEVIKLRRADPDFTIFHGYVLAPIPEFVGQGKRMGLKTRYMGTFWTMDNSTVMQMGEDAEGFMGVMPYRYYYDETADAPMLKKIREMRPQYQSTGYMQGFLAAMLFTEVAKRTLEAGKELTSANMKAALEGIKDFDTGGLIGVPISIKGNSIPVGRIYRADTRQKQMVPASDWIVLQ comes from the coding sequence ATGAAGCGCATCCGGATAGGCAGCGGTTTATCGAAGTTGCTGGCGCCCTTGGGCGTGGCATTGGCGTTGGCCGCGGCGCCGGCGGCCCAGGCCGAGGAGGATCTGGTGCTGGGCGGCTCGATCCCGCTGAGCGGGGTGTTCGCGTTCGCCGGGCAGGGCATCCACGCCGGCATCACCGACTATGTCAAGATCGTCAACGACCAGGGCGGCATCAAGGGCCGCAAGCTGCGCTACGTGCCGGAGGACACCGCCTACAAGGTGGACGCGTCGGTGGCGGCCTTCAAGAAGATCACCAGCCAGAACAAGGTCAATTTCTACTACGGCGATTCGACCGGGTTCTCCAAGACCATCAATGCCGAGCTGAACCGCTCGGGCAACATCCTGATGACCGGGGCCTCGTTCGCGACCGAGCTGAATGACCCGGCCAAGTATCCGGCGCAGTTCATGCTGGGGCCGGACTACACGGAGATGTTCGGCATCCTGCTGCGCTACATCGCCAAGGAAAAGCCGGGCGCCAAGGTGGCGTTCGTGTATTCGGACACCGAGTTCGGCCGTGACCCGATCGCCAGTTCGCGCGCGGTGGCGCAGAAGCTGGGGCTGACGGTGGCCACCGAGATCATGACGCCGCCGGGCAGCGTCGATGTGTCGACCGAGGTCATCAAGCTGCGCCGCGCCGATCCGGACTTCACCATCTTCCACGGCTACGTGCTGGCGCCGATTCCCGAATTCGTCGGGCAGGGCAAGCGCATGGGCCTGAAGACGCGCTACATGGGCACGTTCTGGACCATGGACAACTCCACCGTGATGCAGATGGGCGAGGACGCCGAGGGCTTCATGGGCGTGATGCCGTACCGCTACTACTACGACGAGACGGCCGACGCGCCGATGCTCAAGAAGATCCGCGAGATGCGGCCGCAGTACCAGAGCACCGGCTACATGCAGGGCTTCCTGGCGGCGATGCTGTTCACCGAGGTCGCCAAGCGCACGCTGGAGGCGGGCAAGGAGCTGACCAGCGCCAACATGAAGGCCGCGCTGGAGGGCATCAAGGACTTCGACACCGGCGGGCTGATCGGCGTGCCGATCAGCATCAAGGGTAATTCGATTCCGGTGGGGCGCATCTACCGCGCCGATACCAGGCAGAAGCAGATGGTGCCGGCTTCCGACTGGATCGTGCTGCAGTGA
- a CDS encoding ABC transporter ATP-binding protein: MLDINNIEVVYNKAVQVLRGLSLSVPAGAIVALLGSNGAGKSTTLKAVSRLLDLEDGELARGRILFDGGDTAGAKPQNLVRAGLAHVMEGRRVFEDLTVEENLVAATYALSGRAGAKADFDLVYGYFPRLYERRRGLAGYLSGGEQQMLAIGRALIAQPKLMLLDEPSLGLSPMLVETIFSIIARINREQGVSMLLVEQNASVALAVAHYGYIMETGKVVIDGTAEKLAADPDVREFYLGVGGSGEARGFRDIKHYKRRKRWLS, from the coding sequence GTGCTGGACATCAACAACATCGAAGTGGTCTACAACAAGGCGGTGCAGGTGCTGCGCGGCCTGTCGCTGTCGGTGCCGGCCGGCGCCATCGTGGCGCTGCTGGGCAGCAACGGCGCCGGCAAGTCGACCACGCTGAAGGCGGTGTCGCGCCTGCTCGACCTGGAGGACGGCGAGCTGGCGCGCGGGCGCATCCTGTTCGATGGCGGCGACACCGCCGGCGCGAAACCGCAGAACCTGGTGCGGGCCGGGCTGGCGCACGTGATGGAAGGGCGCCGTGTGTTCGAGGACCTGACGGTCGAGGAAAACCTGGTGGCCGCGACCTACGCGCTCAGCGGCAGGGCTGGCGCCAAGGCCGACTTCGACCTGGTGTATGGCTATTTTCCGCGGTTGTACGAACGCCGCCGCGGCCTGGCGGGCTATCTGTCGGGCGGCGAGCAGCAGATGCTGGCGATCGGGCGGGCGTTGATCGCGCAGCCCAAGCTGATGCTGCTGGACGAGCCGTCGCTGGGATTGTCGCCGATGCTGGTGGAAACCATTTTTTCGATCATCGCGCGCATCAACCGCGAGCAGGGAGTATCGATGCTGCTGGTCGAGCAGAACGCGTCGGTGGCGTTGGCGGTGGCGCATTACGGCTACATCATGGAGACCGGCAAGGTGGTGATCGACGGCACGGCCGAAAAACTGGCGGCCGACCCCGACGTGCGCGAGTTCTATCTGGGCGTGGGCGGGTCGGGCGAGGCGCGCGGCTTTCGCGATATCAAGCACTACAAGCGCCGCAAGCGCTGGCTGTCATGA